In a single window of the Littorina saxatilis isolate snail1 linkage group LG5, US_GU_Lsax_2.0, whole genome shotgun sequence genome:
- the LOC138967150 gene encoding UDP-glucose 4-epimerase-like — MSAFVAQSIQSKKMSDTKKTILITGGSGYVGTHTVLEFLQDGTYDVIVLDNSSNSIMEGLRRVEEMTGKKVPRYQVDLIDKQAIQGVFDKHKIFCVIHMASLKAVGESCKRPFFYYKANLFSAINLIEVMQENDVYNLIFSSSATVYGPPKVLPLVETLETGGCTNPYGRTKYFIENIFRDVCTVDPKWNMMFLRYFNPVGAHESGIIGEDPMGVPYNIMPFVAQVAVGRRQEVQVFGDDFDTPDGTGVRDYVHVVDLAKGHLAAMKKIEEKSDVQPKIYNLGTGTGISVLEIISAFEKYTGKKIPYKMAGRREGDVATMIADASKAGRELGWKTERGLKEMCETLWNFQSKNPYGYQGKEQQ; from the exons ATGTCGGCCTTTGTAGCGCAGTCTATTCAG AGCAAAAAGATGTCGGACACAAAGAAGACAATCCTGATCACCGGAGGGTCCGGCTACGTCGGCACACACACCGTGCTGGAGTTTCTCCAAGATGGAACCTATGACGTCATCGTGCTGGACAACAGTTCTAACTCCATCATGG AGGGGTTACGGCGTGTGGAGGAGATGACGGGCAAGAAGGTTCCACGCTACCAGGTGGACCTCATCGACAAACAGGCCATCCAGGGAGTTTTCGACAAG cATAAGATCTTCTGCGTGATCCACATGGCGAGTCTGAAGGCTGTTGGCGAATCGTGTAAACGTCCTTTCTTCTACTACAAGGCCAACCTCTTTAGTGCTATCAACCTTATTGAG GTGATGCAAGAGAACGACGTGTACAACCTCATCTTCTCCAGCTCCGCCACAGTGTACGGTCCGCCCAAGGTGCTCCCTCTGGTGGAGACGCTGGAGACAGGGGGCTGCACCAACCCTTACGGCAGAACCAAGTACTTCATTGAAAACATCTTCAGGGACGTCTGTACGGTGGACCCG AAGTGGAACATGATGTTCCTGCGCTACTTCAACCCGGTGGGTGCCCACGAGTCTGGCATCATCGGGGAGGATCCCATGGGGGTCCCCTACAACATCATGCCCTTCGTGGCCCAGGTGGCCGTCGGTCGCAGACAGGAGGTACAGGTGTTCGGCGACGACTTCGACACACCTGACGGCACAG GTGTACGTGACTATGTCCACGTGGTCGACCTGGCTAAAGGTCATCTGGCAGCCATGAAGAAGATCGAGGAAAAGAGTGATGTTCAG CCCAAGATTTACAACCTGGGAACCGGGACCGGGATATCGGTGCTAGAAATCATCAGCGCCTTCGAAAAATACACAGGAAAGAAG ATTCCCTACAAAATGGCGGGGCGACGAGAGGGCGACGTTGCCACCATGATAGCTGACGCTTCCAAAGCAGGGAGAGAACTCGGCTGGAAGACTGAGCGAGGCCTGAAAGAAATGT GCGAGACACTGTGGAACTTCCAGTCCAAGAACCCGTATGGTTACCAAGGAAAGGAGCAACAgtga